CTTGACCGTAACGGTCTGCGTCCATCTCGTTATACCGTGACTAAAGATGACTTCCTAGTGATGGCATCAGAATCTGGTGTTGTCGACATTGAACCAGAGAACGTAGAGTTCCGTGGTCGTCTACAGCCGGGTCGTATCTTCGTTGCTGACCTAGAACAAGGTCGCATCATCTCTGATGAAGAGGTGAAAGATGGCATCGCAAGTGCTCAGCCATACCAGAAATGGGTGGAAGAGAACCTGCTTAGCCTGAAGAAACTTCCAGATGCGAGCAACGAATTCAGCCAACCTTCTCCAGAGAAGCTACTGCACAAACAGCAAGCGTTTGGTGTTAGCTCAGAAGAAGTGAACGAAATCATCGTACCTATGGCGAAAGATGGCAAAGAGCCACTCTCTGCAATGGGTGCTGACTGGCCACTCGCGATCCTTTCGCACCAGTCACAACATCTATCTAACTACTTTAAGCAGCTGTTTGCTCAGGTTACCAACCCGCCAATCGACCCGATTCGTGAGCGTATGGTAATGTCTCTGAACACTTACCTAGGTAAGGATCAGAACCTACTGACTGAGTCTCCAGAGCACTGTCAAAAAGTAGAGCTTGAGTCTCCAGTTCTGTCTAACTCTGAACTTGAGAAATTGCGTGCTATCGATAATGAGCACCTACAAGCGAAAACTCTGGATATCGTTTTCCAAGCCAGTGAAGACGAAGGCAAGCTAGAGCGCGCACTGAAACGTATCTGCCAATACGCAGAAGACGCGGTTATCGATGGTTACTCAATCATCTTGCTAACTGACCGTGCTATCAACTCTAACCACGCAGCTATCCCAGCAATGTTGGCGGTCGGTGCCGTTCACCACCACCTAATCCGTAAGGGCTTGCGTGCTAAGTGTGACATCGTGGTAGAAACAGGTGACGCACGTGAAACGCACCACTTTGCAACACTAGTGGGCTACGGCGCGAACGCAGTGAACCCATACCTAGTTATCGAAACTATGGTTGAGCTGCAGCGCACTAAGAAGCTAGACCCTGAAACCAGTATCTCTGAGCTATTTGAGAACTACCGTAAGTCTATCAACGGCGGTCTTCTGAAGATCTTCTCGAAGATGGGTATCTCAACGCTGCAGTCTTACCACGGTGCACAAATCTTTGAAGCGCTTGGTATCAGCAAATCTGTCGTAGAGAAATACTTCACGGGTACGGTTTCTCGTATCCAAGGTCTCACCATTGACGACATCGCTAAAGAAGTACTGATCCGTCACCGTGTTGGCTTCCCAACGCGTGAAATCCCAGTACAAGTTCTTGATGTTGGTGGTGTTTACCAATGGAAACAGCGTGGTGAGAAGCACCTGTTCAACCCAGAAACTATCTCGCTACTGCAACAGTCAACTCGCAACAAAGACTACGCTCAGTTTAAGCAATACGCGAAAGCGGTTGATGACCAAGGCGACAACGCAGCAACACTGCGCAGCCAGCTAGACTTTGTTAAGAACCCAGCAGGTTCGATTCCTCTAGAAGAAGTTGAGCCAATTGAAAGCATCCTTAAGCGTTTCGCAACAGGTGCAATGTCGTTCGGTTCTATCTCGTACGAAGCTCACTCTACTCTTGCTGTTGCGATGAACCGCATTGGCGCGAAGTCGAACTCAGGCGAAGGTGGTGAAGACCCAGCTCGTTTCGAGCGTAAAGAGAACGGTGACTGGGAACGCTCTGCGATCAAGCAGGTTGCATCCGGCCGCTTCGGTGTGACTTCTTACTACCTAACCAACTCTGAAGAAATTCAGATCAAGATGGCGCAGGGTGCGAAGCCAGGCGAAGGTGGTCAGCTACCAGGTGATAAAGTCGATGACTGGATCGGTGCGACTCGTCACTCAACTCCAGGGGTTGGTCTAATTTCTCCACCGCCACACCACGATATCTACTCAATCGAAGATTTGGCTCAGCTGATCTACGACTTGAAGAATGCGAACCGTGCTGGTCGCGTCAACGTGAAACTGGTATCGGAAGCAGGCGTTGGTACTATCGCCTCAGGTGTAGCGAAAGCGAAAGCAGACGTGGTCCTTATCGCCGGTTTCGACGGTGGTACAGGTGCATCACCAATGTCTTCAATTCGCCATACTGGTCTTCCTTGGGAGCTAGGTTTGGCAGAAACACACCAAACGCTTCTGAAAAACGGTCTGCGTAACCGTATCGTGGTTCAATCTGATGGTCAGATGAAAACGCCACGTGACCTTGCAGTAGCAACTCTGCTAGGTGCTGAGGAATGGGGTGTAGCAACAGCCGCTCTGGTTGTTGAAGGCTGTATCATGATGCGTAAGTGTCACAAGAACACCTGCCCAGTTGGTATCGCAACGCAAAACAAAACGCTACGTGAACGCTTTGATGGCCGCGTAGAAGACGTTGTTACCTTCTTCCAATACATGGCTGAAGGCTTGCGTGAAGTAATGGCAGAGCTTGGCTTCCGCACTATCGATGAGATGGTGGGTCAGTCTCAGAAACTGAAGATCCGCGACGACATCGCTCACTGGAAATACAAGAACCTCGACCTATCGCCAGTTCTACACATCGAGCAGGCGCGTGAAGAAGACGGTGTTTACAACCAGACAGAGCAAAACCATAACCTAGAAGAGGTTCTGGACCGTAAGTTGATTCAAGCGGCTATCCCTGCACTTGAGAAGGGTGAAGCGGTCAACGCTGAGTTCCCAATCATCAACACGGACCGCTCTGCAGGTACCATGCTGTCGAACGAAATCTCTAAAGTGTACAAAGACCAAGGTCTACCACAGCCAATGAACGTCAAGTTTAACGGCAGCGCTGGTCAGTCATTCGGGGCTTTCCTTGCTAAGGGCGTGAAGTTCGAAGTGGAAGGTGATGCGAACGATTACTGGGGTAAAGGTCTCTCTGGCGGTACGCTAGTACTGTACCCTGATGCGAAGTCAAGCATCGTTGCAGAAGACAACATCGTTGTTGGTAACGTTTGTTTCTATGGTGCAACGTCGGGTGAATCTTACATCCGCGGTATGGCCGGTGAGCGCTTCTGTGTTCGTAACTCTGGCGCGAAAGTTGTGGTTGAAGGCGTGGGTGACCACGGCTGTGAATACATGACTGGCGGTGTGGCGGTTATCCTTGGTTCAACAGGTCGTAACTTTGCTGCTGGTATGAGTGGTGGTGTGGCTTATGTTTGGGATAAAGCAGGTGACTTTGAAACCAAGCTCAACCCAGAATTGGTCGACCTAGACCCAATCGAACAAGAAGATCGCGAACTACTACTAGACATGCTAACTAAGCATGTGGAGTTCACAGGAAGTGAAGTCGCTCAGTCGTTCTTAGACAACTTTGAAGCAAGCATTGCATCGCTGGTTAAAGTCATGCCACGCGACTACAAAGCCGTGCTACTAAAGCGCAAAGCAGAAGCTGAGCAAGCTCAAACGGAAGAAGTGGAGGCAGTATAATGGGTAAGCCTACTGGATTTTTAGAACATGGTCGCGAGCTTCCAGGGAAGCTCGACCCAGCGGTTCGCATTGAAGACAACAAAGAGTTCGTTCTTAACGAAGAGTTTGGCGATAAGATCAACACTCAGGCTTCTCGTTGTATGGATTGTGGCGTACCTTTCTGCCACAACGGTTGCCCAATCGGCAACATCATCCCTGAGTTCAACGATGCTGTGTATCGTGATAGCTGGGAAGAAGCTTGGCGCATCCTAAGCACAACCAACAACTTCCCAGAGTTTACGGGTCGCGTATGTCCTGCTCCGTGTGAAAGTGCCTGTGTACTTGGTATTAACCAAGACCCAATCACCATCTGTAACATTGAGAAGACAATTGTTGAAACAGCTTACCGTGAAGGCTACGCGAAACCTAAAACGCCGCGCTCTCGCACGGGGAAAACTGTCGCTATCATCGGCTCAGGTCCTGCAGGTCTATCTGCAGCTGAGCAGCTAAACAGCGCCGGTCACTCAGTAACCGTATTCGAGCGTGACGAGAAAGTGGGTGGTCTACTACGCTTTGGTATCCCTGACTTTAAACTGGGCATGGATATCATTGACCGTAAAATCAATCTAATGGCAGAAGCGGGTATTGAGTTCAAAGTAAACCAGCACATTGGTGTTGATGTTAACGCTGCTCAGCTTCGTCAAGAGTTTGATGTTGTACTATTAACAGGTGGCTCTACCGTTCCTCGTGACCTACCCGTACCAGGGCGTGAGCTAAACGGCGTTCACTTTGCAATGGAATTCCTAGCGCAAAACAACCGTCGTGCTAACGACATGGATCTTAAAGGTGAAGAGATTCACGCTAAAGATAAGCATGTTGTGGTCATTGGTGGTGGTGATACAGGCTCTGACTGTGTGGGCACCTCGAACCGTCATAAAGCTGCAAGCGTTACTCAGGTAGAAATCATGCCGATTCCACCAGAAAAACGTCCTGCTAACATGCCATGGCCGCAATACCCGATGATCATGAAGACCACAACTTCTCACGAAGAAGGCTGTGACCGTCATTGGAACATCTTGACCAAAGAGTTTATCGGTAACGATGAGGGCCAAGTAACGGGTCTTCGTATTGCAGATATCGTTTGGAAAGATGCAGCTCCAGGTGAGCGCCCAAGCTTTGAAGAAGTTGCAGGCTCTGAGCGCGTAATCCCATGTGACATGGCGTTCCTAGCAATGGGCTTCCTACATCCAGAACCAACGGGTGTTCTAGCTCAGCTTGATATCAAACTGGATGAGCGTGGTAATGTTGCTGCGGAAAACTTCCAGACTAACCAACAAGGTGTATTTGCTGCAGGTGACATGCGCACAGGCCAATCTCTGGTCGTACGCTGTATCAACGAAGGTCGCGAGTGTGCGCGTGCCATCGATGAGTACCTAATGGGCAACACAAACCTTGAAGCGAAAGCAGATTCATTAATGCTTTCAGCTTAAAGGCAGACTGTCTAGTTACACGGATAAGTAACTAACAGCATTCCTTCCGAATTTGGCCAGCTTATGCTGGCCTTTTTTATCCCCCATAATCCCTTATCATGTAGCACAAAAGTCTAGTGCTACTGACGATGCGCCTCCTTAAATTTGTTAACCTTCTCACTTTTTGCGAGACAAGCCTTTGTTCTTCAAGCAGATAATTCGTTTGATTTTCCGCAACATACACAACAAATTCCTGAAAACTTGACCTTTATTGCCATAACCTATACGTTGTGAAGTTCGTGAAAATAAAATAGATGCAAATTGTTAACGATTAACGACTAAAAATTTGACTCAAATAACAACAAAAAGTCATTAAAAAGCATTAATTTACTGTCAGGATGACAGCAAGCTCAAAGGGAGAAAGGCAATGGCTCTTTACGATCCAAGTCTTGTAAAAGACAACTGTGGATTTGGCCTTATTGCGCATATGCAAGGTCAACCAAGCCACAAGCTGGTTCGCACCGCAATCTCAGCACTGGACCGCATGACTCACCGCGGCGGCATCAACTCAGATGGAAAAACAGGCGATGGTTGTGGTTTATTACTTCAAAAACCCGATTCTTATTTCCGACTTATTGCAGAAGAAAATGAGTGGAACCTAGGTAAACAATATGCCGTCGGCATGATGTTCCTATCCAAAGACCCGGTAAAAGCCCAATCTGCAAAAGACATCATCAACCAAGAATTGTCTCAAGAAACTCTGACGATAGCTGGCTGGCGCGATGTACCAACCAATGAAGACGTACTCGGTCCTATCGCACTCAGTTCATTACCAAATATCGTCCAAGTTTTCATCTCTGCACCAGCAGGTTGGCGCGAACAAGATGTAGAAAGACGCCTTTACATCGCCAAGCGCCGTATTGAAAAACGCATCACTGAAGACGAAGATTTCTACATCTGTAGTTTGTCGACTCAGGTGATCGTCTACAAAGGTCTGTGTATGCCGGCCGATCTGCCGCGATTTTACCTCGATCTTGCTGATCTTCGCATGGAATCATCGATCTGTTTGTTCCACCAGCGCTTTTCTACCAACACACAACCACGTTGGCCATTGGCACAGCCGTTCCGCTACTTAGCACACAATGGTGAAATCAATACCATTGAAGGCAATCGCCAATGGGCGAAAGCTCGCGCCTACAAATTTGCATCACCTCTGCTCCCTGACCTTCAAACGGCAGCTCCGTTTGTTAACGAGACTGGTTCAGACTCTTCGAGCCTAGATAATATGCTCGACCTATTCCTATCTGGCGGTATGGATATCTTCCGAGCGATGCGGATGCTAGTTCCACCAGCATGGCAAAACCACCCAGACATGGATCCAGACCTTCGTGCCTTCTACGACTTTAACTCCAAACACATGGAGCCTTGGGATGGCCCGGCTGGTATCGTACTCTCAGACGGTCGCTATGCCGCCTGTAACCTTGACCGCAATGGCCTGCGCCCAGCACGTTATGTGATTACCAAAGACAACCTTATTACGCTAGCATCTGAAGTTGGTATCTGGGATTACGCTCCAGATGAAGTGGCAGAGAAAGGACGCGTCGGTCCTGGTGAACTGCTCGTCGTCGATACTCAAGAAGGCGAGCTGTGGCACTCCGATGACATCGATAATGATCTCAAAAGCCGCCACCCATATCGTGAGTGGATGGAAAACAACGTACATAAGCTCACGCCATTTAGTGCGCTGACTGACGATCAGGTCGGTGAACGTAGCTTCGATGAGACTCTGCTAAAGACCTACCAAAAACAATTCGCCATGACCAACGAAGAAACCGACCAGGTGCTTCGTGTGCTCGGCGATATGGGCCAAGAAGCCGTTGGCTCGATGGGTGACGATACACCGATGGCAGTACTGTCCTCAAAAGAGCGTTTGGTGACGGACTACTTCCGACAGAAATTTGCTCAAGTAACGAACCCGCCTATCGACCCACTGCGTGAAAAACACGTGATGTCGCTTGCGACCAGTGTCGGGCAGGAAATGAACGTGTTCTGTGAGACCGACGGACACGCCTATCGTGTGACCTTCGATTCACCTGTACTGCTTTACTCTGACATGCAACAGTTACTCGAACTGAGCGACAAGCACTATCGCAATACGATCCTCGATATTAACTACGATCCAAATGAGAAAGATCTCAAGCAAGCCCTACTCGATCTCTGCGATCAAGCAGAATCCGTCGTTAAAGAAGGGACGGTTCTAGTGGTACTTTCGGATCGCGCGCTCGTGAAAGGCAAGCTGCCTATTCCTGCAGCGATGGCGGTTGGCGCGGTGCAAACACGATTGATTGACGCCAACCTTCGCTGTGATGCCAATATCATTGTCGAGACCGCAACCGCGCGTGACCCACATCAGTTTGCTGTGCTGTTAGGTTTTGGTGCGACGGCTGTCTACCCTTACCTAGCCTATGAAGCGCTAGGTAAACTGGTCGATGACGGGGCAATTGATAAAAGCTACCGCGACGTGATGCAAAACTATCAATACGGCATCAACAAGGGTCTTTATAAGATCATGTCGAAGATGGGCATCTCGACCATCGCGTCCTATCGATGTTCACAACTGTTTGAAGCCGTTGGTCTGCACACCGACGTGGTCGACTTAT
This window of the Vibrio maritimus genome carries:
- the gltB gene encoding glutamate synthase large subunit, encoding MVDREQNTQGLYTPELEHDACGIGFVAHLKNRKSHEVVTQALDMLARMEHRGGQGCDPCSGDGAGILLQKPHEFLLEESVKLGIKLPSFEKYGVGVVLFPKDEHKRAQCRDILERNAKRLDLEVIGYRVLPTDNSMIGADPLSTEPQFEHVFVTGGPGCTPEELERKLYVLRNYTVRVCLESVSNIGDDFYINSMSYKTLVYKGQLTTEQVPQYFLDLQNPTMVTALALVHSRFSTNTFPKWRLAQPFRYIAHNGEINTVRGNLNWMKAREAIIESDLFTQAEIDMLLPICQEGSSDSSNFDMALELLVLSGRSLPHALMMMIPEAWQENKNMDPTRRAFYQYHANVMEPWDGPASVCFTDGVQVGATLDRNGLRPSRYTVTKDDFLVMASESGVVDIEPENVEFRGRLQPGRIFVADLEQGRIISDEEVKDGIASAQPYQKWVEENLLSLKKLPDASNEFSQPSPEKLLHKQQAFGVSSEEVNEIIVPMAKDGKEPLSAMGADWPLAILSHQSQHLSNYFKQLFAQVTNPPIDPIRERMVMSLNTYLGKDQNLLTESPEHCQKVELESPVLSNSELEKLRAIDNEHLQAKTLDIVFQASEDEGKLERALKRICQYAEDAVIDGYSIILLTDRAINSNHAAIPAMLAVGAVHHHLIRKGLRAKCDIVVETGDARETHHFATLVGYGANAVNPYLVIETMVELQRTKKLDPETSISELFENYRKSINGGLLKIFSKMGISTLQSYHGAQIFEALGISKSVVEKYFTGTVSRIQGLTIDDIAKEVLIRHRVGFPTREIPVQVLDVGGVYQWKQRGEKHLFNPETISLLQQSTRNKDYAQFKQYAKAVDDQGDNAATLRSQLDFVKNPAGSIPLEEVEPIESILKRFATGAMSFGSISYEAHSTLAVAMNRIGAKSNSGEGGEDPARFERKENGDWERSAIKQVASGRFGVTSYYLTNSEEIQIKMAQGAKPGEGGQLPGDKVDDWIGATRHSTPGVGLISPPPHHDIYSIEDLAQLIYDLKNANRAGRVNVKLVSEAGVGTIASGVAKAKADVVLIAGFDGGTGASPMSSIRHTGLPWELGLAETHQTLLKNGLRNRIVVQSDGQMKTPRDLAVATLLGAEEWGVATAALVVEGCIMMRKCHKNTCPVGIATQNKTLRERFDGRVEDVVTFFQYMAEGLREVMAELGFRTIDEMVGQSQKLKIRDDIAHWKYKNLDLSPVLHIEQAREEDGVYNQTEQNHNLEEVLDRKLIQAAIPALEKGEAVNAEFPIINTDRSAGTMLSNEISKVYKDQGLPQPMNVKFNGSAGQSFGAFLAKGVKFEVEGDANDYWGKGLSGGTLVLYPDAKSSIVAEDNIVVGNVCFYGATSGESYIRGMAGERFCVRNSGAKVVVEGVGDHGCEYMTGGVAVILGSTGRNFAAGMSGGVAYVWDKAGDFETKLNPELVDLDPIEQEDRELLLDMLTKHVEFTGSEVAQSFLDNFEASIASLVKVMPRDYKAVLLKRKAEAEQAQTEEVEAV
- a CDS encoding glutamate synthase subunit beta gives rise to the protein MGKPTGFLEHGRELPGKLDPAVRIEDNKEFVLNEEFGDKINTQASRCMDCGVPFCHNGCPIGNIIPEFNDAVYRDSWEEAWRILSTTNNFPEFTGRVCPAPCESACVLGINQDPITICNIEKTIVETAYREGYAKPKTPRSRTGKTVAIIGSGPAGLSAAEQLNSAGHSVTVFERDEKVGGLLRFGIPDFKLGMDIIDRKINLMAEAGIEFKVNQHIGVDVNAAQLRQEFDVVLLTGGSTVPRDLPVPGRELNGVHFAMEFLAQNNRRANDMDLKGEEIHAKDKHVVVIGGGDTGSDCVGTSNRHKAASVTQVEIMPIPPEKRPANMPWPQYPMIMKTTTSHEEGCDRHWNILTKEFIGNDEGQVTGLRIADIVWKDAAPGERPSFEEVAGSERVIPCDMAFLAMGFLHPEPTGVLAQLDIKLDERGNVAAENFQTNQQGVFAAGDMRTGQSLVVRCINEGRECARAIDEYLMGNTNLEAKADSLMLSA
- the gltB gene encoding glutamate synthase large subunit; the encoded protein is MALYDPSLVKDNCGFGLIAHMQGQPSHKLVRTAISALDRMTHRGGINSDGKTGDGCGLLLQKPDSYFRLIAEENEWNLGKQYAVGMMFLSKDPVKAQSAKDIINQELSQETLTIAGWRDVPTNEDVLGPIALSSLPNIVQVFISAPAGWREQDVERRLYIAKRRIEKRITEDEDFYICSLSTQVIVYKGLCMPADLPRFYLDLADLRMESSICLFHQRFSTNTQPRWPLAQPFRYLAHNGEINTIEGNRQWAKARAYKFASPLLPDLQTAAPFVNETGSDSSSLDNMLDLFLSGGMDIFRAMRMLVPPAWQNHPDMDPDLRAFYDFNSKHMEPWDGPAGIVLSDGRYAACNLDRNGLRPARYVITKDNLITLASEVGIWDYAPDEVAEKGRVGPGELLVVDTQEGELWHSDDIDNDLKSRHPYREWMENNVHKLTPFSALTDDQVGERSFDETLLKTYQKQFAMTNEETDQVLRVLGDMGQEAVGSMGDDTPMAVLSSKERLVTDYFRQKFAQVTNPPIDPLREKHVMSLATSVGQEMNVFCETDGHAYRVTFDSPVLLYSDMQQLLELSDKHYRNTILDINYDPNEKDLKQALLDLCDQAESVVKEGTVLVVLSDRALVKGKLPIPAAMAVGAVQTRLIDANLRCDANIIVETATARDPHQFAVLLGFGATAVYPYLAYEALGKLVDDGAIDKSYRDVMQNYQYGINKGLYKIMSKMGISTIASYRCSQLFEAVGLHTDVVDLCFKGVTTRIQGASFDDFQQDLYNLSRKAWAKRKAVEHGGLLKYVHDGEYHAYNPDVVGTLQQAVKSGDAADYKSYAKQVNDRPTAMLRDLMKLKKADQALSLEQIEPNTELFKRFDSAAMSIGALSPEAHEALATAMNKLGGYSNSGEGGEDPRRFGTNRNSRIKQIASGRFGVTPHYLTNADVLQIKVAQGAKPGEGGQLPGHKVTAEIAKLRHSVQGVTLISPPPHHDIYSIEDLAQLIFDLKQVNPDALVSVKLVSEPGVGTIATGVAKAYADLITISGYDGGTAASPLTSVKYAGCPWELGLAETQQALVANNLRHKIRLQVDGGLKTGLDVVKAAILGAESFGFGTAPMVAMGCKFLRICHLNNCATGVATQDETLRKEYFKGLPEMVVNYFTGLADEVRELLAELGVEKLTDLIGRTDLLEAVEGMTAKQSKLDLSSILETPVSPLSHPLYWTEPNQPFDKAELNQKIIEETEAAVESRAGGSFYFDVRNTDRSVGARLSGSVAKRYGNQGMATSPIKLYLDGTAGQSLGVWNAGGVEIYLTGDANDYVGKGMAGGKLVIKPHVGTTFACNDATIVGNTCLYGATGGKLFAAGTAGERFGVRNSGTIAVIEGAGDNACEYMTGGIVAILGATGVNFGAGMTGGFAYVMDSNDDFEGRVNTESVEAISLSDLYIHQEHLRGLIAEHLEETGSVHAENILANFDEWIPKFYLVKPKAADLRTLLGHQSRSAAELRVQAQ